Proteins from a single region of Geothrix sp. PMB-07:
- a CDS encoding YraN family protein yields the protein MSRRGEAARRLGLRAERLTLWLLWAQGWDLVAWRQKLGRWELDLLLSRGSELRLLEVKARRPGAWVGADTALGPEQRLRLQKALRTWLDRVPWPGEVSFQRVSWAGWRCRFHPPERWDALKVPR from the coding sequence ATGTCCCGGCGCGGTGAGGCGGCCCGCCGCCTGGGCCTGCGGGCCGAGCGGCTCACCCTTTGGCTGCTTTGGGCCCAGGGCTGGGACCTGGTGGCCTGGCGTCAAAAACTGGGCCGCTGGGAACTGGACCTCCTGCTGAGCCGGGGCTCGGAACTGCGGTTGTTGGAAGTGAAAGCCCGGCGCCCAGGCGCTTGGGTGGGTGCCGACACGGCCCTGGGGCCCGAGCAGCGGTTGCGCCTCCAGAAGGCCCTGCGCACCTGGCTGGACCGGGTGCCCTGGCCGGGCGAGGTTTCCTTCCAGCGGGTGAGCTGGGCGGGCTGGCGCTGTCGGTTCCATCCGCCGGAGCGCTGGGATGCCCTGAAAGTTCCCCGATGA
- a CDS encoding GNAT family N-acetyltransferase, with product MAAVVQPFQPGQEAQVLDLILPIQRLEFGVPITAADQPDLARIPEIYQTGRGGFWVGVELGQVVGTIGLIDFGQAPGGGGALRKMFLQKAQRGSGLAQALLDALLVHAKARQLPGIWLGTLPHMGAAHRFYERNGFRRVEPGDLPPDFPRMPVDTVFYALELTHVPAR from the coding sequence GTGGCTGCAGTGGTCCAACCCTTCCAGCCAGGCCAGGAAGCGCAGGTGCTCGACCTGATCCTGCCCATCCAGCGGCTGGAGTTCGGCGTTCCCATCACCGCCGCCGATCAACCGGACCTGGCCCGCATTCCGGAGATCTACCAGACGGGCCGGGGTGGATTCTGGGTGGGCGTGGAGCTCGGCCAGGTGGTCGGAACCATCGGACTCATCGACTTCGGGCAGGCCCCCGGGGGCGGTGGCGCCCTCCGTAAGATGTTCCTGCAGAAGGCTCAGCGCGGCAGCGGCTTGGCCCAGGCCCTGCTGGACGCGCTGCTGGTTCACGCCAAGGCCCGCCAGCTGCCAGGCATCTGGCTGGGTACTCTCCCCCATATGGGCGCGGCCCATCGGTTTTACGAGCGCAACGGTTTCCGCCGGGTGGAGCCCGGGGATCTGCCGCCCGATTTCCCCCGCATGCCCGTGGACACAGTTTTCTACGCCTTGGAACTGACCCATGTCCCGGCGCGGTGA
- a CDS encoding kelch repeat-containing protein codes for MGRAIDHSHSRKGHPFWRVSLLGLALLLAFACGGGAKPSEVLAPATPGFANQPAAQTVTLGQTATFSVTATGFAPFTYQWMKDGTPIPAATGASYTTPATGMADDGAQFSVRITNRLGSADSSSASLWVQWAPAISSQPLDKSVVGGQSATFSVIANGKPTPTYQWQRNLTDIPGATGPDYTLNGATLADHGATFRCRISNAAGTTDTRSAILSVQPATSIPSITAFSAAPATLLLGQSATLTWVVTGATSLSIDQNVGSVTGLSSTSVTPTSTGIITYTLTASNSAGPATATTQVSVQALPTYALTVNLGSGVMGAPAASASYTQGTAVAYSYALLPGYQNLQVRVDGVLAGNSGSVTMNGPHTLAVTALRTYTITANAGANGSITPSGTTTVTQGSSQTYAITPNAGYQVASLMVDGTPVAVQPTYTFANVSADHSISATFAPVLTVSLDAGVTGTPTATAVQTPGASVPYSYALLPGFNNLAVTLDGSPAPASGTVTMNGPHTLTATSQVQTFTLAASAGPNGSISPAGTTTLNYGSSQVFTVTADPGYQVANVLVDGASVGALTSYTFTNLSANHTISATFQVRTFTITASSSPHGNIGPSGAVVVNQGSTLTFSLTPNAGYQLTSLLVDGASVGTPVSYTFTNVVADHTIVATFSPILTVTVGLGVTGTPGATSAPALGSTVNYNYALATGYKNLSVLLDGNPVAVSGSFTMNGPHTLAASALIQTFTITASAGTNGSISPTGSTTLNYGGSQTYTMTPDPGYQVADVLVDGISVGAVTSYGFVSLAANHTISVSFSALPQFVLTVIKTSGISGVPLSTLGYTPGTAVHYAYSLQPGYQNLQVKLDGVLVGSTGDVTMDGPHTLDVSAQITTYLITVSPGPNGSISPGTGFVNYNTSPTYTITPDPGYDVANVNVDGANLGAITTYTILAVAETHTISATFTFVGPIIAGRVGHSATLLASGKTLVAGGSSAAPSASSDLTSSLLYDAATQTWSPSGSLSAGRTDHTATRLQDGTVLVAGGVQGSTYLTSAEIFNPTSGSWSPTGSLSLARSGHSATLLADGRVLVVGGHDATGPLPTTELYDPTTRLWSPVSSLATARSNHSATLLADGTVLVAGGLGVTGAILHSERFDPQTGVWSLTAGALAEARASHSATLLADGTVLVAGGTGNAGALSSAERFDPGAGTWALTGALDAPRTGHRATLLPSGMVLVSGGSDGTTALLTVEAYDPIGGTWTLGNRLKAARTGHTATLQPDGSVLLAFGTQGNVAQERYVP; via the coding sequence ATGGGAAGAGCCATCGACCACAGCCATTCGAGGAAAGGACACCCGTTCTGGCGGGTCAGCCTGCTCGGCCTTGCCCTCCTGCTGGCCTTCGCCTGTGGCGGCGGCGCCAAACCCAGCGAGGTGCTGGCCCCGGCCACACCAGGATTCGCGAACCAACCCGCCGCGCAAACGGTCACCCTGGGCCAGACGGCCACCTTCTCCGTCACCGCCACCGGCTTCGCCCCCTTCACCTATCAATGGATGAAGGATGGAACCCCCATTCCCGCCGCCACCGGCGCCAGCTACACCACCCCCGCCACAGGCATGGCCGATGACGGTGCCCAGTTCTCGGTGCGGATCACCAATCGCCTGGGCAGCGCCGATTCCAGCTCCGCGTCCCTTTGGGTACAGTGGGCACCGGCCATCAGCAGCCAGCCCCTCGATAAAAGCGTGGTGGGGGGACAGTCCGCGACTTTCTCTGTCATCGCGAATGGAAAGCCCACACCCACCTACCAGTGGCAGCGGAACCTGACGGACATTCCCGGCGCCACAGGGCCCGACTACACCTTAAACGGCGCCACCCTGGCCGATCACGGCGCCACCTTCCGCTGCCGCATCAGCAATGCCGCCGGCACCACCGATACCCGCAGCGCCATCCTGTCCGTTCAGCCTGCCACCAGCATCCCTTCCATCACGGCCTTTTCCGCCGCGCCTGCCACCTTGCTTCTGGGCCAAAGCGCCACCCTGACCTGGGTGGTCACGGGCGCCACCAGCCTCAGCATCGACCAGAACGTGGGCTCGGTCACGGGGCTATCCAGCACCTCCGTGACCCCCACCAGCACCGGCATCATCACCTACACGCTCACCGCCTCCAATTCGGCGGGCCCCGCCACCGCCACCACCCAGGTCAGCGTGCAGGCGCTTCCCACCTATGCCCTGACCGTCAATCTCGGCAGCGGTGTCATGGGCGCGCCTGCGGCCTCCGCGTCCTACACCCAGGGCACCGCCGTGGCCTACAGCTATGCCCTGCTGCCGGGTTACCAGAACCTGCAGGTCAGAGTGGATGGCGTGCTCGCGGGCAACTCCGGCTCCGTGACCATGAACGGGCCCCATACCCTGGCGGTCACGGCGCTGCGCACCTACACCATCACCGCCAACGCCGGGGCCAACGGTTCGATCACACCCAGCGGCACCACCACCGTGACCCAGGGCAGCAGTCAGACCTACGCCATCACACCCAACGCGGGCTACCAGGTGGCCAGCCTGATGGTGGACGGCACGCCCGTCGCGGTGCAACCGACCTACACCTTCGCGAATGTGAGCGCCGATCACAGCATTTCCGCCACCTTCGCCCCGGTGCTGACCGTCTCCCTTGATGCAGGCGTGACGGGAACGCCCACCGCCACCGCGGTCCAAACCCCAGGCGCCTCGGTGCCCTACAGCTACGCTCTGCTGCCAGGTTTCAACAACCTGGCGGTAACCCTGGATGGAAGCCCCGCGCCAGCCTCGGGCACCGTCACCATGAACGGCCCCCACACCCTGACCGCCACGTCCCAGGTGCAGACCTTCACCCTCGCCGCCAGCGCGGGTCCCAACGGCAGCATCAGCCCCGCGGGAACGACCACCTTGAATTACGGCAGCAGCCAGGTTTTCACCGTCACCGCCGATCCCGGCTACCAGGTCGCCAACGTCCTGGTGGATGGGGCCTCCGTGGGGGCACTGACCTCGTACACCTTCACAAACCTATCCGCGAACCACACCATCAGCGCCACCTTCCAGGTCCGCACCTTCACCATCACGGCCAGCTCGAGCCCCCACGGCAACATCGGACCTTCAGGCGCGGTCGTCGTGAATCAGGGCAGCACGCTCACCTTTTCACTCACCCCCAATGCGGGCTACCAACTCACCAGCCTCCTGGTGGATGGCGCCTCCGTGGGCACCCCGGTCTCCTACACCTTCACCAACGTGGTGGCCGATCACACCATCGTCGCCACCTTCTCGCCCATCCTGACGGTCACCGTTGGCCTCGGTGTGACGGGCACCCCTGGCGCCACGTCGGCTCCCGCGCTGGGTTCCACGGTGAACTACAACTACGCCCTGGCCACCGGTTACAAGAACCTGTCGGTGCTGCTGGATGGCAACCCGGTGGCGGTCAGCGGCAGCTTCACCATGAACGGCCCGCATACCCTGGCTGCCAGTGCCTTGATCCAGACTTTCACCATCACCGCCAGCGCAGGCACCAACGGCAGCATCAGCCCCACCGGATCCACCACCCTGAACTATGGCGGCAGCCAGACCTACACCATGACGCCCGACCCCGGGTACCAGGTGGCCGATGTCCTGGTGGACGGCATCTCCGTCGGCGCCGTCACCTCGTACGGCTTCGTGAGCCTGGCCGCGAACCACACCATCAGCGTCAGCTTCAGCGCCCTCCCCCAGTTCGTGCTGACCGTCATCAAGACCAGCGGCATCTCGGGCGTCCCCCTTTCCACCCTGGGCTACACGCCTGGAACCGCGGTGCATTACGCCTACAGCCTGCAACCCGGCTACCAGAATCTGCAGGTGAAGCTCGATGGGGTGCTGGTGGGCTCCACCGGGGACGTAACCATGGATGGTCCCCACACGCTGGATGTCAGCGCTCAGATCACCACCTACCTCATTACGGTCAGCCCCGGCCCCAATGGCAGCATCAGTCCGGGGACGGGCTTCGTGAACTACAACACCAGCCCGACCTACACCATCACGCCAGATCCCGGCTACGACGTGGCCAACGTCAACGTGGATGGCGCCAACCTGGGGGCCATCACCACCTACACAATCCTGGCCGTGGCCGAGACTCACACCATCTCCGCCACCTTCACTTTCGTGGGCCCCATCATCGCCGGGCGCGTGGGCCACTCCGCCACTTTGCTCGCCAGCGGAAAAACCCTGGTGGCAGGCGGTTCCAGCGCAGCGCCGTCTGCATCTAGCGACCTGACCAGCAGCCTGCTCTACGATGCGGCGACCCAGACCTGGAGTCCCAGCGGCAGCCTGAGCGCGGGCCGGACCGACCATACCGCCACACGGTTGCAGGATGGAACGGTGCTGGTGGCAGGCGGAGTCCAGGGTTCCACCTACCTGACCAGCGCGGAGATCTTCAATCCAACCTCCGGTTCCTGGTCGCCCACGGGCAGCCTGAGCCTGGCCCGCTCGGGCCACAGCGCCACCCTGCTTGCGGATGGACGGGTGCTGGTGGTCGGCGGCCACGATGCGACGGGGCCTCTCCCCACGACCGAACTCTATGACCCGACCACCCGGCTGTGGAGCCCCGTGAGCAGCCTGGCCACGGCCCGTTCCAACCACTCAGCCACCCTCCTGGCGGATGGCACCGTGCTGGTGGCCGGAGGCCTGGGTGTCACGGGGGCCATCCTTCATTCGGAACGCTTCGATCCCCAGACAGGCGTCTGGAGCCTCACCGCGGGTGCCCTCGCCGAGGCCCGCGCCAGCCACTCGGCCACCCTGCTCGCCGATGGCACCGTGCTGGTGGCCGGAGGCACCGGGAATGCGGGTGCCCTATCCAGCGCCGAGCGTTTCGACCCCGGCGCGGGGACCTGGGCCCTCACCGGTGCCCTGGATGCCCCCCGCACCGGCCACCGGGCCACCCTGCTGCCCAGCGGGATGGTGCTGGTCTCCGGCGGGAGCGATGGCACCACAGCCCTATTGACTGTGGAGGCCTACGATCCGATCGGTGGCACCTGGACCCTCGGGAACCGCCTGAAGGCTGCCCGCACAGGCCATACCGCCACCCTGCAACCGGATGGGAGCGTGCTGCTGGCCTTTGGCACCCAGGGAAACGTGGCTCAGGAGCGCTACGTTCCCTGA